From Bacillus sp. Bos-x628, the proteins below share one genomic window:
- a CDS encoding cation diffusion facilitator family transporter, translated as MERYNELKQGETGAWVSIIAYVMLSAVKLIIGYVFHSEALSADGFNNTTDIIASLAVLIGLRISQKPPDEDHPYGHFRAENIASLVASFIMMLVGLQVLVSAGQSLFSSEHQTPDMIAAWTAAGSAVVMYGVYIYNRKLSKRINSQALYAAAADNKSDAYVSIGTFVGIIASQFHLAWIDTLAAFVIGLMICKTAWDIFREASHSLTDGFHLKDMSKYKETIESTPGVGDLKDIKARYLGSTVHVDVVVEVEPHLNISESHDIADEIERRMKKEHDILHSHVHMEPASAPEETKKSFPS; from the coding sequence ATGGAGCGCTATAACGAATTAAAACAAGGCGAAACAGGTGCTTGGGTGAGTATCATTGCCTATGTGATGTTATCTGCAGTTAAACTGATCATTGGTTATGTTTTTCATTCTGAAGCCCTTTCGGCAGATGGATTCAATAATACGACAGATATTATTGCATCACTTGCTGTGTTAATTGGGCTGCGGATTTCTCAGAAGCCGCCTGATGAAGATCATCCATATGGTCATTTTAGAGCTGAAAATATTGCATCACTTGTTGCATCATTTATCATGATGCTTGTTGGACTCCAAGTTCTGGTAAGTGCAGGTCAGTCACTTTTCTCATCAGAGCATCAAACACCTGATATGATCGCTGCTTGGACGGCAGCAGGGAGTGCCGTTGTGATGTATGGTGTATATATATACAATCGCAAATTGTCCAAGCGGATCAATAGCCAGGCTCTTTATGCGGCTGCTGCTGATAATAAATCAGATGCTTATGTGAGTATCGGAACATTTGTGGGGATCATTGCTTCCCAATTCCATTTGGCATGGATTGATACGCTTGCTGCGTTTGTCATTGGCTTAATGATTTGTAAAACGGCCTGGGACATTTTTAGAGAGGCGTCTCATTCGTTAACTGATGGTTTTCATCTTAAAGATATGTCGAAGTATAAAGAGACAATTGAGTCGACTCCAGGTGTCGGTGATCTAAAAGATATTAAAGCCCGTTATCTTGGGAGTACGGTACATGTCGACGTTGTCGTTGAGGTAGAGCCACACTTGAATATTTCAGAGAGCCACGATATTGCCGATGAGATTGAACGTAGAATGAAGAAAGAACATGATATTTTACACTCTCACGTTCATATGGAGCCAGCGAGTGCGCCGGAAGAAACAAAGAAGTCTTTTCCATCGTGA
- a CDS encoding MoxR family ATPase, producing the protein MAFDVPMHSDLQRIVDNINKVMVGKKDITVLSLVAILAKGHVLLEDVPGVGKTMMVRALAKSIGCDFKRIQFTPDLLPSDITGVSIYNKKTNEFEFRQGPIMGQIILADEINRTSPKTQSALLEAMEEGSVTVDGETMPLANPFFVMATQNPVEYEGTYPLPEAQMDRFLFKLQMGYPTMLEELEVLNLQEKQSPIDTLQAVMTKEHIQALQQAVQAVHVDASIKEYIVEIVQTTRNHPSVYLGVSPRGSIALMKAAQAYALLNQRDYVIPDDVQYLAPYALPHRMILTSEATYEGKKAETLLQHMLEHIGVPVQKSMSQ; encoded by the coding sequence ATGGCATTTGATGTACCGATGCATTCAGATTTACAAAGAATTGTAGATAACATCAATAAAGTCATGGTTGGGAAAAAGGACATTACAGTTTTAAGCCTTGTTGCCATTTTGGCAAAAGGGCATGTGTTATTAGAGGATGTGCCTGGCGTAGGCAAGACGATGATGGTTCGTGCTTTGGCGAAATCAATCGGCTGTGATTTTAAGCGAATCCAATTCACACCTGATCTTTTACCTTCAGATATAACAGGTGTTTCTATTTATAACAAAAAGACAAATGAGTTTGAGTTCCGCCAAGGTCCGATTATGGGACAGATCATTTTGGCTGATGAGATTAATCGAACATCTCCTAAAACGCAGTCAGCTTTGCTTGAAGCGATGGAAGAAGGCAGTGTCACTGTAGATGGTGAAACGATGCCACTTGCTAATCCTTTTTTTGTCATGGCGACGCAAAATCCTGTGGAATATGAAGGAACATACCCACTGCCAGAAGCACAAATGGACAGGTTTTTATTCAAGCTACAGATGGGGTATCCAACCATGCTAGAAGAGCTAGAAGTATTGAATTTGCAGGAAAAACAATCCCCAATTGACACGCTTCAAGCTGTCATGACGAAGGAACATATCCAAGCACTGCAACAAGCGGTTCAAGCGGTTCATGTGGATGCATCTATTAAAGAATATATTGTAGAAATTGTCCAAACTACACGAAATCACCCATCTGTGTATTTAGGGGTAAGTCCAAGGGGATCTATTGCACTCATGAAGGCGGCTCAAGCATATGCGCTGCTGAATCAGCGTGATTATGTGATTCCAGATGATGTGCAGTATTTGGCTCCATATGCTCTTCCGCATCGAATGATTTTAACATCGGAAGCCACTTACGAAGGGAAGAAGGCGGAGACGCTACTTCAACATATGCTTGAGCATATTGGGGTACCAGTTCAAAAGTCGATGAGTCAATGA